A genomic stretch from Petrimonas mucosa includes:
- a CDS encoding glycosyltransferase, with protein MNFSVVVPVYNRPEEVDELLASLTRQTLKNFEVIIAEDGSVRKCDEVVRKYTSSLPILYFEKPNSGPGETRNVAAARARYDYLIFFDSDCIIPEHYMEKVSSSLAENFVEAYGGPDKALPSFTTVQKAINYSMTSFFTTGGIRGGERSLDKFHPRSFNLGVSRKAFRDLGGYGKMRFGEDIDFSLRLIENGYKTALIPEAYVYHKRRSTYRQFFKQVYNSGIARINLYLSHPDSLKPVHFLPSLFVVAMLLSLFISIFFPYGLLVPALYSSLVLIDATAKNGSLKVGLSSIAAAWTQLFGYGTGFIVAFWKRLILKEGEFKAFEKKFYE; from the coding sequence ATGAACTTTTCTGTTGTTGTTCCCGTATATAATCGTCCCGAGGAGGTGGACGAACTTTTAGCCAGTCTTACCCGCCAGACCTTGAAAAATTTTGAAGTGATCATTGCCGAGGATGGATCGGTCAGAAAGTGCGATGAGGTTGTCCGGAAATATACATCGAGCCTTCCGATTCTCTATTTCGAGAAGCCAAACTCCGGTCCCGGAGAGACACGAAACGTGGCGGCAGCGAGAGCGAGGTACGACTATCTCATTTTCTTCGATTCAGACTGTATTATTCCGGAACACTATATGGAGAAGGTCTCTTCCTCTCTGGCGGAGAATTTTGTTGAGGCTTACGGCGGTCCCGACAAGGCGTTACCCTCTTTTACAACGGTACAGAAGGCCATAAATTACTCCATGACCTCTTTTTTTACAACCGGTGGTATCAGAGGAGGAGAAAGATCGCTGGACAAGTTTCATCCAAGGAGCTTCAACCTGGGTGTTTCGCGGAAGGCTTTCCGTGACCTTGGCGGTTACGGCAAGATGAGGTTTGGCGAGGATATTGACTTCAGTCTCCGGCTTATCGAGAATGGGTATAAAACGGCGCTTATTCCCGAAGCATACGTTTATCACAAACGCCGGTCGACCTACAGGCAATTTTTCAAGCAGGTCTACAATTCCGGAATAGCGCGAATCAATCTATACCTCTCCCATCCCGACTCCTTAAAACCGGTTCACTTTTTACCCTCCCTTTTTGTAGTTGCGATGCTCCTCTCACTGTTTATCTCCATATTTTTTCCGTATGGTCTGCTTGTTCCGGCGTTGTACAGTTCGTTGGTGCTGATTGACGCTACGGCGAAAAATGGCTCGCTCAAGGTGGGTCTATCCAGCATTGCTGCTGCCTGGACCCAGCTATTCGGATATGGAACAGGATTTATCGTTGCATTCTGGAAACGATTGATCCTGAAAGAGGGAGAATTCAAAGCTTTTGAAAAGAAGTTTTATGAGTAA
- the upp gene encoding uracil phosphoribosyltransferase codes for MNIIDFSKTNSLLNSFVREIRDISIQNDRLRFRRNLERIGEIMAYEISKSLRYKTISVTTPLDVAEISIPDEEVVIATILRAGLPYHHGVLNYFDCAGNAFVSAYRKYKETGHQSFDIHIEYIASPRIDGKTLILTDPMLATGSSMELTYRALLTKGTPRNIHIASIIASQQAVDYCKRHFPEEITTLWVAAIDPELNESSYIVPGIGDAGDLAYGEKE; via the coding sequence ATGAACATTATTGATTTTTCGAAAACCAACTCCCTCCTCAACTCTTTTGTCCGTGAAATCAGAGATATTTCCATCCAGAACGATAGATTAAGATTCCGAAGAAACCTGGAAAGAATTGGCGAAATAATGGCCTATGAGATCAGCAAAAGTTTACGCTACAAGACAATTTCTGTAACTACGCCGCTCGATGTTGCCGAGATCTCCATTCCAGACGAAGAGGTTGTCATTGCTACCATACTACGGGCAGGATTACCTTACCACCACGGCGTACTGAACTATTTCGATTGTGCCGGAAATGCGTTTGTGTCGGCATACCGGAAGTACAAGGAGACAGGACATCAATCTTTTGACATTCATATCGAATACATTGCCTCGCCCCGTATTGACGGCAAAACGCTGATTCTTACCGATCCCATGCTGGCCACGGGAAGCAGTATGGAACTGACCTACCGGGCACTGCTCACAAAAGGAACACCCCGCAACATCCACATTGCATCCATTATTGCCAGCCAACAGGCTGTGGACTATTGCAAGAGACATTTTCCCGAAGAAATAACCACCCTTTGGGTCGCCGCTATCGATCCGGAATTGAATGAATCATCCTATATCGTACCCGGAATAGGTGATGCGGGCGACTTGGCCTATGGCGAAAAGGAATAA
- the pckA gene encoding phosphoenolpyruvate carboxykinase (ATP), protein MANLDLSKYGIVGNFEIVHNPTYEELFQAEIDPSNEGFERGVLTTTGAVAVDTGKFTGRSPKDKFFVLDDTTRETLWWDGTINRPTTPEVFDHCKNLVTEQLSKAKKLYVVDAFCGTNEDTRMKVRFVMEVAWQAHFVTNMFIRPSHYELANFGEPDFVCLNGSKTTNPNWKEQGLNSEVFTLFDLTRKMQVIGGTWYGGEMKKGIFSLMNYYLPLKGIASMHCSANVGADGDVAIFFGLSGTGKTTLSADPKRYLIGDDEHGWDDHGVFNYEGGCYAKVIDLEKDKEPDIWRAIRRDALLENVTVLPDGTPDYSAAASKTENTRVSYPIYHINKIVSPSRAGHAKKIIYLSADAFGVLPPVSILDDKAAQYHFLSGFTSKLAGTERGINEPVPSFSPAFGEAFLTLHPTIYAKTLIGKAKEHNAKVYLVNTGWNGTGKRISLKNTRAIIDAIIDGSIEEAETIRIPILNLVAPVALKNVDTEILDPRNTYADVAEWEAKARSLAAKYIKNFEQYCDNDDARALVAAGPQLD, encoded by the coding sequence ATGGCAAATTTAGATTTAAGCAAGTATGGAATTGTCGGCAACTTCGAGATTGTTCACAATCCAACTTACGAGGAGTTATTCCAAGCGGAGATTGATCCGTCCAACGAAGGCTTTGAGAGGGGTGTACTGACAACAACCGGTGCTGTTGCAGTGGATACCGGTAAATTTACCGGCCGTTCACCCAAAGACAAATTTTTCGTTTTGGACGACACTACCCGGGAAACTCTTTGGTGGGACGGCACTATCAATCGTCCAACTACCCCTGAGGTGTTCGACCACTGTAAAAATCTCGTTACGGAGCAGCTCTCAAAAGCCAAAAAATTGTATGTGGTTGATGCTTTCTGCGGTACGAACGAAGATACACGCATGAAAGTGCGTTTTGTGATGGAAGTGGCTTGGCAGGCACATTTTGTTACCAACATGTTTATCCGCCCGTCACATTACGAGCTGGCAAACTTCGGAGAGCCCGATTTCGTATGCTTAAATGGATCCAAGACCACCAATCCGAACTGGAAGGAACAAGGCCTGAATTCAGAAGTGTTTACCTTATTTGATCTTACCCGCAAGATGCAGGTGATCGGTGGTACATGGTATGGTGGAGAGATGAAAAAAGGTATCTTCTCTCTGATGAACTACTACTTGCCATTGAAAGGTATTGCTTCAATGCACTGCTCTGCCAATGTGGGAGCAGATGGTGATGTGGCAATCTTCTTCGGTCTTTCCGGAACAGGAAAAACCACTCTCTCTGCAGATCCGAAACGTTATCTGATCGGTGACGATGAACACGGTTGGGATGATCACGGTGTTTTCAACTATGAAGGTGGCTGTTACGCTAAGGTTATTGATCTTGAAAAAGACAAGGAACCTGATATCTGGAGGGCTATCCGCCGCGACGCCTTGCTCGAAAACGTAACCGTTCTCCCCGACGGAACGCCCGATTACTCTGCGGCAGCTTCCAAAACAGAGAATACACGTGTATCTTACCCCATCTATCACATTAACAAGATTGTTTCTCCTTCTCGCGCAGGACATGCCAAAAAGATCATTTACCTGTCGGCCGACGCCTTTGGTGTACTGCCTCCGGTATCTATCCTGGACGATAAGGCAGCTCAATATCACTTCCTCTCAGGTTTCACTTCAAAACTGGCTGGAACTGAGCGTGGTATTAATGAACCTGTCCCCTCTTTCTCTCCTGCGTTCGGAGAAGCGTTCCTCACACTGCACCCGACCATCTATGCTAAAACATTGATTGGGAAGGCGAAGGAACACAATGCCAAGGTTTATCTGGTCAACACGGGTTGGAACGGAACTGGCAAACGTATCTCATTGAAGAATACACGTGCCATCATCGATGCCATCATCGACGGATCGATTGAGGAGGCTGAAACCATCCGTATCCCTATTCTGAACCTTGTAGCTCCTGTTGCTTTGAAGAATGTCGACACGGAGATACTTGATCCGCGTAATACTTACGCTGATGTTGCAGAGTGGGAAGCAAAAGCCAGGTCGCTTGCTGCCAAGTACATCAAGAACTTCGAGCAATATTGCGACAATGATGATGCAAGAGCACTGGTGGCTGCCGGACCGCAACTGGATTAA
- the ltrA gene encoding group II intron reverse transcriptase/maturase has product MNPGKHGNLQMSLFDEWERGQKVKGTDVFSSGSGLVRDEWLSGCKEERALTQDLMSDITDLKNLDAALRQVISNRGSAGIDGMTVDELRDWLNSHHRELQRQLMTGTYQVTAVKEVLIPKPDGGKRQLGIPTVKDRLVQQAISQVLSKRYDPIFSEYSYGFRPRRNAHQALRKAGEYVAEGKDWVIDIDLAKFFDEVNHDRLLWQLSTRVGDKRVLKLIGKFLRAGMLIGGMANQRVKGTPQGSPLSPLLSNIVLDELDKELERRGHCFVRYADDIIIMVGSEPAAERSMQSLSKFIENRMRLRINKEKSHIVRPHQLNYLGHTILKGGSLGLSRKSEQRFKAKLKSLTKRNRGISFDQLISELNPVLRGWLNYFKHAKMKSRLRNLEAWLRRRLRCYRLKQCKRALGIARFLTKLGVPWNRSWTTAGSSKGWFRLSMTHAAHEGMNLEWFKKTGLYSLTANYG; this is encoded by the coding sequence ATGAACCCAGGTAAACACGGGAACTTACAGATGAGTCTTTTTGACGAATGGGAGCGTGGCCAAAAGGTGAAGGGGACTGACGTATTCAGTTCAGGAAGCGGTTTGGTACGGGACGAGTGGTTGTCAGGTTGCAAAGAGGAACGAGCCTTAACCCAAGATTTAATGAGTGATATAACGGACTTAAAGAATCTTGATGCCGCATTGCGGCAAGTAATCAGTAACAGGGGAAGTGCGGGCATTGACGGGATGACCGTTGACGAACTTAGAGATTGGCTTAACAGCCACCACCGAGAACTTCAACGCCAGTTAATGACAGGCACATACCAAGTTACGGCAGTTAAAGAGGTATTAATCCCGAAGCCTGATGGCGGGAAACGCCAACTGGGTATTCCCACGGTCAAAGATCGCTTGGTACAACAAGCGATAAGCCAAGTACTGTCGAAACGTTATGACCCTATATTCTCCGAATACAGCTACGGTTTTCGTCCACGGCGTAACGCTCATCAAGCATTACGTAAAGCGGGCGAATACGTGGCCGAAGGAAAGGATTGGGTTATCGACATAGACTTGGCAAAATTCTTTGACGAGGTGAATCACGACCGATTGCTTTGGCAGTTAAGTACTCGCGTTGGTGACAAGCGCGTACTTAAGTTGATAGGTAAATTTCTTCGAGCAGGAATGCTAATCGGGGGGATGGCCAATCAACGGGTGAAAGGGACACCGCAAGGCAGCCCACTATCACCCCTGTTGTCGAATATCGTCTTAGACGAACTGGACAAGGAGTTAGAGCGGAGAGGACACTGCTTTGTACGCTACGCCGATGATATTATCATAATGGTCGGAAGCGAACCAGCCGCGGAGCGATCGATGCAAAGCCTCTCCAAGTTTATCGAAAATCGGATGCGATTAAGAATAAACAAGGAAAAGAGCCATATCGTCCGTCCTCATCAACTCAATTATCTCGGTCATACTATCTTAAAAGGCGGGAGTTTAGGATTAAGCCGAAAGAGCGAACAACGCTTCAAGGCGAAACTAAAATCGCTTACCAAACGCAACAGGGGCATTAGCTTCGATCAGTTAATAAGCGAGCTAAATCCCGTTCTACGAGGCTGGCTAAACTACTTCAAGCACGCAAAGATGAAAAGTCGTCTTCGCAACCTTGAAGCTTGGCTTCGTCGTAGATTAAGATGCTATCGTTTAAAACAATGCAAACGGGCGTTGGGCATAGCCAGGTTCTTGACCAAGTTGGGCGTTCCTTGGAACCGGAGCTGGACAACGGCGGGAAGTTCTAAGGGATGGTTTAGACTGTCAATGACCCACGCTGCACACGAGGGAATGAACCTTGAATGGTTCAAGAAAACGGGACTTTACAGTTTAACGGCCAATTACGGTTAA
- a CDS encoding 3-keto-disaccharide hydrolase, which yields MNQGWSQWVAVTVALLLGVSCTQKKSSEASGEWIPLFNGTDLTGWTVKIKGYDVGDNFGNTFRVEDGMIKVRYEQYDSLRDRFGHLFYNDEFSHYKLRVEYRIVGEQCPGAPGWAYRNSGIMIHGQTPQSMEIDQEFPTSIEVQLLGSDSLAQRTNMNVCTPGTNIVLNGQLTLEHCINSSSKEFYDEEWVTVEVEVFGNDLISHIVNGDTVLQYTRPQLDERDATYAKLVDMNGGNKMLSKGTISLQSEGHPIDFRKVEIMLLER from the coding sequence ATGAATCAAGGATGGTCTCAATGGGTTGCAGTAACCGTAGCTCTTCTGCTCGGAGTATCCTGCACCCAGAAAAAAAGCAGTGAAGCGTCAGGTGAATGGATTCCTCTGTTTAACGGAACCGATTTGACCGGCTGGACGGTAAAAATCAAAGGCTACGACGTGGGTGATAATTTTGGAAACACTTTTCGTGTAGAGGATGGGATGATAAAGGTACGTTATGAGCAGTACGACTCGCTACGTGACCGTTTCGGACACCTGTTCTATAACGATGAGTTCTCGCATTACAAGCTGAGGGTAGAGTACCGGATCGTTGGCGAGCAGTGCCCCGGGGCACCCGGATGGGCATATAGGAACTCCGGAATCATGATTCACGGACAGACACCGCAGTCGATGGAAATTGACCAGGAGTTCCCCACTTCCATAGAAGTCCAACTGCTGGGCAGCGATTCCCTTGCACAGAGGACCAACATGAACGTTTGTACACCGGGAACCAATATAGTCCTGAACGGTCAGCTGACCCTCGAACACTGCATCAACTCCTCTTCCAAAGAATTTTACGACGAAGAGTGGGTTACGGTCGAAGTGGAAGTTTTCGGGAACGACCTGATCAGCCATATTGTCAACGGCGATACGGTATTGCAATATACCCGGCCTCAACTGGATGAACGGGATGCGACTTACGCAAAGCTTGTCGACATGAACGGCGGCAACAAAATGCTGAGCAAGGGAACCATCTCCCTCCAAAGCGAGGGACATCCTATTGATTTCAGGAAAGTGGAAATAATGTTGCTGGAGAGGTGA
- a CDS encoding alpha/beta hydrolase — translation MKKELFYMVLLILTTPLYAQNYDESKVGNYLLPELLTTQTGKKINSAKEWEQSRRPEILKLFEDNVYGQVPRDFDKIEFKLLEENHNLLNGKATHKKVAINVTRNKKSITIQTDLFIPNNVKKPVPAFIIINHRLAKTKELSPENEFWPVETIITSGYAVAGLDVSDVAADHKTEYVDQVLAKLYPEQIEQPNGMRALGAWGWGASRMIDYFETDKSIDARKIIVVGHSRGGKAALWCGAQDRRVAVAISNESGNSGAKISRRNFGETVEIITRNFPHWFVPQYATFANNENELPVDQHMLLALMAPRAVYVASAAEDLWADPKGQYLALAAAQPVFKLYGYNTNLPDTMPPNNEQLIQLPLGFHNRDGKHDMLLFDWKQYIKFADNYFKKKTDKK, via the coding sequence ATGAAAAAAGAGTTATTCTACATGGTGTTGCTTATATTGACAACACCCCTGTACGCTCAGAACTACGATGAAAGTAAAGTCGGCAACTATCTTCTTCCGGAGTTGCTCACAACCCAAACAGGCAAAAAGATAAATTCTGCGAAGGAATGGGAACAGTCTCGCCGGCCGGAAATCCTGAAACTGTTTGAGGATAATGTTTACGGACAGGTCCCCAGGGATTTCGACAAGATCGAATTCAAGCTGCTTGAAGAGAATCACAATTTATTAAATGGCAAAGCCACCCACAAAAAGGTAGCCATCAACGTCACCCGAAACAAAAAGAGCATCACTATTCAGACCGACCTCTTTATTCCGAATAACGTAAAGAAACCGGTTCCAGCATTTATTATCATCAATCACCGCCTTGCGAAAACCAAAGAATTATCCCCTGAGAATGAATTCTGGCCAGTTGAAACCATCATTACATCAGGTTATGCCGTTGCCGGACTGGATGTCAGCGATGTTGCAGCAGACCACAAAACAGAATATGTGGATCAGGTCCTCGCTAAACTCTATCCCGAACAGATCGAGCAACCAAACGGGATGCGCGCCCTGGGTGCTTGGGGTTGGGGAGCCAGCCGGATGATCGATTACTTTGAAACCGACAAGTCCATTGATGCCCGAAAGATAATCGTAGTGGGACACTCCCGCGGAGGCAAGGCTGCTCTTTGGTGCGGTGCTCAGGACAGACGGGTGGCAGTCGCCATCTCTAACGAATCAGGAAATTCGGGCGCAAAGATCTCCCGCCGAAACTTTGGTGAAACGGTGGAGATAATAACCCGCAATTTCCCCCACTGGTTCGTACCTCAATATGCTACTTTTGCCAATAATGAAAATGAATTACCTGTAGATCAGCATATGTTGCTGGCCCTGATGGCTCCACGCGCAGTCTATGTAGCCAGTGCCGCCGAAGATTTATGGGCTGACCCCAAGGGGCAATATCTGGCTCTAGCAGCCGCACAACCGGTGTTTAAACTGTATGGCTACAATACAAATCTGCCGGATACCATGCCCCCTAACAACGAACAGCTTATACAATTGCCATTGGGCTTCCACAATCGGGATGGCAAGCACGACATGCTTCTTTTCGACTGGAAACAGTACATAAAGTTTGCCGACAACTATTTCAAGAAGAAAACAGACAAAAAATAG
- a CDS encoding DUF5106 domain-containing protein, with the protein MNPTFLKSFFVLAVSLAIYACSSSKKAPTDIAGEDSLKQGQTIVPDTFLLPEIPSGITNPNVRAAYLVMHYWDRFDFANEKLTLRPEITEQAFVDYIHILSLVPFENAKESLNYTLRKAKMNRVMYTYFGSLFDKYLFDANSPFRNEEYYIPVLQDLVNSDLLSEEERSRYRFQLNMALKNRVGETASDFVYTLANGESKKMHSIKSEYLLLIFSNPGCSTCASVTETLSKSDNLAMAFSMNSPSRTMITVLTVYPDTDIDEWRSHLQHLPANWIHSYDKDRVITKQKLYDLKAIPTIYLLDREKRVILKDTSLEAIEAFFARSN; encoded by the coding sequence ATGAACCCTACCTTTCTGAAATCATTTTTTGTACTTGCTGTTTCACTGGCAATCTATGCCTGCTCATCGAGCAAGAAAGCCCCGACAGACATCGCTGGTGAAGATTCATTGAAACAGGGGCAGACCATTGTCCCCGATACCTTTCTGTTGCCTGAAATCCCAAGCGGAATTACCAACCCCAATGTCCGTGCAGCCTACCTGGTGATGCACTACTGGGACAGGTTTGATTTTGCCAACGAAAAACTGACACTTCGCCCCGAGATCACAGAACAGGCCTTTGTGGATTACATCCATATCCTTTCCCTGGTTCCGTTTGAAAATGCCAAAGAATCACTCAATTACACATTAAGAAAAGCCAAGATGAACCGTGTGATGTACACCTACTTTGGCTCCCTGTTCGACAAATATCTCTTCGATGCCAATTCTCCGTTCCGTAACGAGGAGTACTACATTCCCGTGCTGCAGGATCTGGTAAATTCCGATCTGTTGTCGGAAGAGGAGAGGTCCAGATACCGCTTTCAGCTCAATATGGCATTGAAAAACCGAGTGGGGGAAACGGCAAGCGACTTCGTCTACACGCTGGCAAACGGAGAATCAAAAAAGATGCACTCCATCAAAAGTGAATATCTGCTACTGATCTTTTCCAATCCCGGGTGCTCCACCTGTGCTTCCGTGACAGAAACATTGTCGAAATCTGACAACCTCGCCATGGCTTTTTCCATGAACTCGCCCTCCCGAACGATGATTACTGTCTTGACGGTTTATCCCGACACCGATATTGACGAATGGAGGTCACATCTGCAGCATTTGCCGGCAAACTGGATACATTCATACGACAAGGATAGGGTTATCACCAAACAGAAGCTGTACGACCTCAAGGCCATCCCAACAATCTACTTGCTGGACAGGGAGAAGAGGGTTATCCTCAAGGACACATCCCTCGAAGCCATTGAGGCTTTTTTCGCAAGGTCCAACTAA
- a CDS encoding DNA polymerase III subunit gamma/tau, whose translation MDNYVVSARKYRPVTFRSVVGQEALTTTLKNAIAGNKLAHAYLFCGPRGVGKTTCARIFAKTINCLEPTPEHEACNRCESCVAFDEQRSYNIHELDAASNNSVDDIRTLIDQVRIPPQIGKYKVYIIDEVHMLSTQAFNSFLKTLEEPPAHAIFILATTEKHKIIPTILSRCQVYDFNRIGVADIVDHLQYVAKEEGVTAEPEALNIIAQKADGGMRDALSIFDQTVSYTAGNVTYKAVIENLNVLDFEYYFKLTDAILAANVVDCLLILNDILNRGFEGQYIINGLTSHFRDLLVCKDPATAKLFEVGASIRERYIATAKQCSNTFLYQAIEMANECDLNYRISKNKRLLIELTLIKLCQLSENPVDSKGETEKKNELKPITPSQPAPQPTSQSAPEPVSEKRGRNVAPEASQRSVSPTLAGLGVSLSSLTDDNGEKPAEEKSIRQSEARKNNRLFSEAELQKAWHDFADNLIEEKLLKNTMMLYKPRMLGDTVFEVEVNTEINKNFLDEYGNVILAHLRESLQNDDITMTVRVSEAIVVKKPLTSREIFDELVQRNPTLQKLSDEFDLELS comes from the coding sequence ATGGACAATTATGTTGTTTCAGCGCGGAAATACAGGCCGGTGACCTTCCGCTCGGTAGTGGGGCAGGAAGCATTGACCACTACGTTAAAGAACGCCATAGCTGGGAACAAGCTTGCACATGCCTACCTCTTCTGTGGTCCGAGGGGTGTAGGCAAGACAACCTGTGCCCGCATTTTTGCCAAGACCATCAATTGCCTTGAACCTACACCGGAACATGAAGCCTGTAACCGATGCGAGTCGTGCGTAGCTTTTGACGAACAGCGCTCCTACAATATTCACGAGCTGGATGCTGCATCCAACAACTCCGTCGACGACATTCGGACCCTGATCGATCAGGTGCGTATTCCACCACAGATCGGAAAATACAAGGTCTATATCATCGATGAGGTGCATATGCTTTCCACACAGGCTTTCAACTCATTCCTGAAAACGTTGGAGGAGCCGCCGGCCCATGCCATTTTTATCCTTGCAACAACCGAAAAACATAAGATTATTCCTACCATTCTTTCACGCTGCCAGGTGTATGATTTCAACCGTATCGGTGTTGCCGATATCGTCGATCATCTGCAATACGTCGCGAAGGAAGAGGGTGTAACCGCCGAGCCCGAAGCATTGAATATCATTGCCCAGAAGGCGGATGGAGGAATGCGCGATGCCCTTTCGATTTTTGATCAGACGGTGAGTTATACGGCTGGTAATGTGACCTATAAAGCCGTGATCGAAAACTTGAATGTGCTCGATTTTGAATACTATTTCAAACTTACCGATGCCATTCTGGCAGCTAACGTGGTTGATTGTCTGCTGATCCTGAACGATATCCTGAACCGGGGATTTGAAGGGCAGTACATCATCAACGGGTTGACTTCGCATTTCCGCGATCTGCTGGTCTGCAAAGATCCTGCTACTGCAAAGCTGTTTGAAGTGGGAGCCTCCATCAGGGAGAGGTATATCGCTACCGCAAAGCAATGCAGTAATACCTTCCTGTATCAGGCCATCGAGATGGCTAACGAATGTGACCTCAACTACCGCATAAGCAAAAACAAGCGTTTGCTGATTGAGTTGACGCTGATCAAACTGTGTCAGTTATCTGAAAATCCGGTCGACTCGAAAGGGGAAACCGAAAAAAAAAACGAACTTAAACCGATAACACCGTCTCAACCGGCACCACAACCGACGTCTCAATCCGCTCCCGAGCCGGTGTCGGAGAAAAGAGGGCGAAACGTGGCTCCAGAAGCCAGTCAGCGATCTGTTTCCCCTACGCTTGCAGGACTGGGAGTTTCGTTATCCTCCTTGACTGACGATAATGGAGAAAAACCGGCCGAGGAGAAGAGCATCCGGCAATCGGAGGCGAGAAAGAACAACCGGCTCTTCTCTGAAGCGGAGTTACAAAAAGCGTGGCACGATTTTGCAGATAATTTAATCGAGGAGAAGTTGTTGAAGAACACGATGATGCTTTATAAACCCAGGATGCTGGGGGATACCGTGTTTGAGGTGGAGGTAAACACGGAAATCAATAAAAACTTTCTGGACGAATATGGCAATGTCATACTGGCCCATTTAAGGGAAAGCCTGCAGAATGATGACATTACGATGACGGTGAGGGTTTCGGAAGCGATTGTCGTGAAGAAACCGTTGACCTCGAGAGAGATCTTTGATGAGCTGGTGCAGCGAAACCCTACCCTTCAGAAACTATCCGATGAGTTTGATCTGGAACTGAGCTAA
- a CDS encoding M15 family metallopeptidase: MKRLNNILLLFSCIALMTWWFLSCKRNVPPREDISPPLTTGTDTVADPDTIVVDSRLTFQEAIAGTKAPDEILDQLVLIDVVYRSTDLKVHQGQILTNKKIEEDIREIFTFMLENNFVVEKAIPVVAYDWNDSLSMADNNSYSFCYRNISYSKHAKGLAIDINPRLNPLRWKNENRPNQPVGAVRDTTVNGTLYPGHVVVEEFKRRGFRWGHTFSKYYDDHHFEKQ, encoded by the coding sequence TTGAAAAGATTGAACAACATACTCCTCCTGTTTTCCTGTATTGCACTCATGACCTGGTGGTTCCTCTCGTGCAAGAGGAACGTCCCGCCACGGGAGGATATATCGCCGCCACTCACCACTGGAACCGATACCGTTGCCGACCCGGATACAATTGTTGTTGATTCGCGGCTCACGTTTCAAGAAGCGATAGCCGGCACGAAAGCCCCCGATGAGATTCTGGATCAATTGGTGCTGATTGATGTGGTCTACAGGTCTACAGACCTGAAGGTGCACCAGGGTCAGATTCTGACCAACAAAAAGATCGAGGAGGATATTCGTGAGATCTTCACCTTTATGCTGGAAAATAACTTTGTTGTTGAAAAAGCGATACCGGTTGTAGCGTACGACTGGAACGACAGCCTGTCGATGGCCGATAACAACAGTTACAGTTTTTGTTACCGCAATATCTCCTATTCCAAGCACGCAAAAGGATTGGCGATCGATATAAATCCTCGCCTCAACCCGCTCCGGTGGAAAAATGAAAACCGTCCCAATCAGCCGGTTGGGGCTGTGAGGGATACGACTGTCAACGGTACCTTATACCCCGGCCATGTTGTCGTTGAGGAGTTTAAAAGGCGGGGTTTCCGATGGGGCCACACTTTTTCAAAGTATTACGACGATCATCATTTCGAGAAGCAGTAA
- a CDS encoding alpha/beta hydrolase family protein, which translates to MKREKVTFKNSRGLLLSGAVELPENNSPKAFAIFSHCFTCNKNLINVKYISEALSEKRIAVLRFDFTGLGESQGNFAQTSFTSNIDDLLSAADFLSEYYEAPKLLVGHSLGGAASVVAGRELSSVKALSLIGTPSNLDHIKRLFREKMDEINFNGSAMVDVAGREVEIGKGFVDDLANHNIKKSLNKLQKPLLILHSPEDEMVSIDHATEIFMAARHPKSFIALDGIDHLIKNIKDARYVGGLIGEWVTRYL; encoded by the coding sequence ATGAAAAGAGAAAAAGTAACGTTCAAGAATTCGAGGGGATTGCTGCTTTCCGGTGCCGTTGAGCTCCCTGAAAACAATTCTCCAAAGGCATTTGCCATTTTTTCGCACTGTTTTACATGCAATAAGAATCTGATCAACGTCAAGTATATCTCCGAAGCACTTAGTGAAAAGAGGATCGCTGTACTTCGCTTTGATTTCACCGGATTGGGAGAGAGTCAGGGCAACTTTGCTCAAACCAGCTTCACATCGAATATCGATGACCTGTTGAGTGCCGCCGACTTTCTGTCAGAGTATTACGAAGCGCCCAAACTCCTTGTAGGACACTCCCTGGGAGGTGCTGCTTCGGTTGTGGCGGGAAGAGAGCTTTCTTCGGTCAAGGCGTTATCCCTGATCGGGACTCCCTCAAATCTAGACCACATCAAACGGCTGTTCAGAGAGAAGATGGATGAGATCAACTTCAATGGCAGCGCAATGGTAGATGTAGCCGGAAGAGAGGTGGAGATAGGTAAAGGGTTTGTGGATGACCTGGCAAACCACAACATCAAAAAGTCGCTGAACAAGTTGCAAAAACCCTTGCTCATCCTACACTCGCCCGAAGATGAAATGGTGAGCATTGACCACGCTACTGAGATCTTCATGGCGGCAAGGCATCCTAAAAGCTTCATCGCATTGGATGGCATCGATCACCTGATTAAGAACATAAAAGATGCCCGTTATGTGGGAGGATTGATTGGCGAGTGGGTAACGCGATATCTCTAA